The Chloroflexia bacterium SDU3-3 sequence CGCGCGCGCCACCAGCGTGGGCGCGCCCGCCAGCACCAGCTCGGCGCTGGCGTGCAGCGCCAGATCGGGCAGCGGCGCGCCCGCCAGCTGCTCTAGCAGCGGGGCCGCGCCTGGGCCATACAGCGCCAGCTGGGCGTGCGACTGGCCCATCGGCTCCAGCGTCACCTTGTCGTTGAAGAAGATATTCTTGCGCAGATGCGAGTAGACCGGCCCGCCCTGGCCCGGCCCGGTGATCAGCACCAGCGCATCCTCCAGCCGGTAGACTGTGAGCAGATCGATGATCCTGCCGATCGGCGTGGTCAGAACGGTGCGTAGCCCCTGGCCCATGCCCAGGTGCACGATATCGTTGGTCGAAAGCCGGTGCAGCAGATCCGCCGCGCTCGCGCCGCGCATGCGGATGCGGCCATACCCGCCCTCGTCATAGAGCGCCGCGCCCTCGTAGGCGGCGCGGTAGGCTGTGTCGGTCATAGTCTCTCCTCCTCCAAAAAAGGCCAGCACCCAGACACCGCTATGGTGCCTGGGTGCCGAGGAAATGGGTAGGAAGCCGTGCGGACGCTAGACGTTCAGCGCCTCGGTCTGGCTGGTGGCGATATAGATCACGCGCTCGGCGATGTTGGTCGAGCGGTCGGCCACGCGCTCCAGCGTATGCGAGACATCCAGCAGGTTGATCACGCAGTCGAGCGTGCCGGGGTTGGCGCGCGCCGCGTTCATCAGCTCGGCGGAGACCTGATCCTCCAGGTCGTCCACCTTCTCGTCCTCGTAGGCCAGCGTGCGGGCCAGGTTCACATCCAGCCGCACGAAGCAGTCGAGCGAGGCGTTGAGCATCTGCTGGGCGTACTCGCCCAGGCGGTGCAGGCCGCCGGGGGTCTCGATCAGCTCGGGGGCGCGCAGGCAGCGGCCCACCCGCTTGGCGATGCCCTTGGCGTAGTCGCCAGCGCGCTCAAGCTCGCCCGCGATCGCCACGGTGGCGTTCAGGGTGCGCAGGTCGGTGGCCAGCACTGGCTGCTGGGTGGCCAGCAGCTGCTGCACGGCCTCCTCGATCTGGTTGCGGGCCACGTCGATCTCTTTATCGCCAGCGATCACGAGGTCGGCCAGGGCCGTGTCCCAGGTCTCTAGGGCGCGCATCGCATCGGCTAGCGAATGTTCCACCCGGCTGCCCATCCGCAGCAGGTCATCATGTACCGTCTTCAGCTGCTTCACATAGCGGTCGCGCATGGTTCCTACCTCTCCAGTCGGCGGTCGTTTTCGTAGCCAGCCAGCGATAATCCGGTATGCTATCACGGTTTCTCAGGCACGTCAACGGACTGCGCATATAGCTCCGTGATGCGGAATAATGAGCATCTGATGAATGTCTTTTCACAGATCAGTGAGAGGCTGAGCCAGCAAGAAAGGTAAGATCTGATCAAGGATCGCCACGCTCTTCCGCACTTGGCGTGCTATAGTACCCACCCGATGCTAAGACTATGTTAAGTGCATGTAAGAGTTTCGGTATAAAGGCGGGCAGAAAGCCGCTTCCTGCCAGCTACATGCCCTTTGCGCAAGGGGCGCGATGCTGCTATACTGCGCCGCATATGTATCCAAACCAGCCACACCTCATGAAGTAGATAAATGGTATGCAGGATCAGAGCAGAATTCGCAATTTCTCGATTGTTGCCCACATTGATCATGGAAAAACCACTCTTTCCGATCGATTTCTCGAACTAACTGGAACCATCAGCGCGCGCGAGCGCCGCGAGCAGCTGCTCGACGCCATGGACCTTGAGCGTGAGAAAGGCATCACGATCAAGGCCAAGGCCGTGCGCATGAACTACACCGCCGATAATGGCGAGACCTACGAGCTGAACCTGATCGACTGCCCGGGGCACGTCGACTTCACCTACGAGGTCTCGCGCGCGCTGGCCGCCTGCGAGGGCGCTATTCTGGTGGTGGATGCCGCCCAGGGCATCGAGGCCCAGACCCTGGCCAATGTCTACCTGGCGCTAGAGCACAACCTGACGATCATCCCCGTGATCAACAAGATCGACCTGCCCGGCGCAGAGCCGCAGCACGTGGCGCAGGAGGTGGAGGATGTGATCGGCCTGCCCAAGGAAGAATGCGTGTTCGCCTCGGCCAAGCAGGGCATCGGCGTGCGCGAGATCCTGGAGGCCGTGATCGAGCGCGTGCCCCCGCCTGTCGGCGACGCCGACAAGCCTGTGCGCGCCCTGATCTTCGACTCGCACTACGACGCCTACAAGGGCGTGATCGCCTACGTGCGCGTGATGGAGGGCACGATCAAGAGCGGCGCGCGCGTGCGCATGATCGGCACCGAGGCCG is a genomic window containing:
- the phoU gene encoding phosphate signaling complex protein PhoU, which codes for MRDRYVKQLKTVHDDLLRMGSRVEHSLADAMRALETWDTALADLVIAGDKEIDVARNQIEEAVQQLLATQQPVLATDLRTLNATVAIAGELERAGDYAKGIAKRVGRCLRAPELIETPGGLHRLGEYAQQMLNASLDCFVRLDVNLARTLAYEDEKVDDLEDQVSAELMNAARANPGTLDCVINLLDVSHTLERVADRSTNIAERVIYIATSQTEALNV